The proteins below come from a single Caulobacter flavus genomic window:
- the fsa gene encoding fructose-6-phosphate aldolase yields the protein MQIFLDSTDTKVIADFAATGLIDGVTTNPTLIAKSGRPMLEVIAEICDLVPGPISAEVAATTADAMIAEGAKLAQIAPNVVIKLPLTRDGLIACGHFANEGVKTNVTLCFSPAQALLAGKAGATYVSPFIGRLDDYGFDGMDLIRDIRAIYDNYGYETEILAASVRNTVHVKEAAIAGADVVTIPPAVFGDMFKHPLTDKGLEQFLKDWASTGQSIL from the coding sequence ATGCAGATCTTCCTCGACAGCACCGACACCAAGGTCATCGCCGACTTCGCCGCCACCGGCCTGATCGACGGCGTCACCACCAACCCGACCCTGATCGCCAAGTCGGGCCGCCCGATGCTCGAGGTCATCGCCGAGATCTGCGACCTGGTCCCCGGCCCGATCAGCGCCGAAGTCGCCGCCACCACCGCCGACGCCATGATCGCCGAAGGCGCCAAGCTGGCCCAGATCGCCCCGAACGTTGTGATCAAGCTGCCGCTGACCCGCGACGGCCTGATCGCCTGCGGCCACTTCGCCAACGAAGGCGTCAAGACCAACGTCACCCTGTGCTTCTCGCCCGCCCAGGCCCTGCTGGCCGGCAAGGCCGGCGCCACCTACGTCTCGCCGTTCATCGGCCGCCTGGACGACTACGGCTTCGACGGCATGGACCTGATCCGCGACATCCGCGCCATCTACGACAACTACGGCTACGAGACCGAGATCCTGGCGGCCTCGGTGCGCAACACCGTCCACGTCAAGGAAGCCGCCATCGCCGGCGCCGACGTCGTGACCATCCCGCCGGCGGTGTTCGGCGACATGTTCAAGCATCCGCTGACCGACAAGGGCCTGGAACAGTTCCTGAAGGACTGGGCCAGCACCGGCCAGTCGATCCTGTAG
- the rfbA gene encoding glucose-1-phosphate thymidylyltransferase RfbA, producing MRRGIILAGGSGSRLAPLTLAVSKQLLPVYDKPMIYYSLTTLMLAGVREVLIVTNPHDETAFRRLLGDGARLGLRIEYKPQASPDGIAQALILGEEFLDGADSVVVLGDNIFFGAGFADLLQRASGRAAGATVFGYSVVDPQRYGVVEIGPDGKALSIEEKPLKPRSRHAVTGLYFYDGRAPAIARSLKPSARGELEITDVNRVYLDAGDLTVERLGRGYAWFDTGTHDSLMEAAEYVRAIELRQGFRIGCVEEVAFQMGFIDADQLRALAGEAPKTGYHRYLRQLADGEI from the coding sequence ATGAGGCGCGGGATCATCCTGGCGGGCGGCTCGGGCAGCCGGCTGGCGCCCCTGACCCTGGCCGTCAGCAAGCAGCTGCTGCCGGTCTACGACAAGCCGATGATCTACTACTCGCTGACCACCCTGATGCTGGCCGGGGTGCGCGAGGTCCTGATCGTCACCAATCCGCATGACGAAACCGCCTTCCGGCGCCTGCTGGGCGACGGCGCGCGGCTGGGCCTGCGCATCGAGTACAAGCCCCAGGCCTCGCCAGACGGCATCGCCCAGGCCCTGATCCTGGGCGAGGAATTCCTCGACGGGGCCGACAGCGTCGTCGTGCTGGGCGACAACATCTTCTTCGGCGCGGGCTTCGCCGACCTGCTGCAGCGGGCCTCCGGGCGTGCGGCCGGCGCGACCGTGTTCGGCTACAGCGTGGTCGACCCCCAACGCTACGGCGTGGTGGAGATCGGACCGGACGGCAAGGCCCTGAGCATCGAGGAAAAGCCCCTCAAGCCGCGCTCGCGCCACGCCGTGACCGGCCTCTACTTCTATGACGGCCGGGCGCCCGCCATCGCCCGGAGCCTGAAGCCCTCGGCGCGCGGCGAACTGGAGATCACCGACGTCAACCGCGTCTATCTCGACGCCGGCGACCTGACCGTCGAGCGGCTGGGCCGGGGATACGCCTGGTTCGACACCGGCACCCACGACTCCCTGATGGAAGCCGCCGAATACGTGCGCGCCATCGAGCTGCGGCAGGGTTTCCGCATCGGCTGCGTCGAGGAAGTGGCTTTCCAGATGGGCTTCATCGACGCCGATCAGCTGCGCGCCCTGGCCGGCGAGGCGCCCAAGACCGGCTATCATCGCTATCTGCGTCAATTGGCCGACGGCGAAATCTGA
- the rfbD gene encoding dTDP-4-dehydrorhamnose reductase, translated as MIRILQFGATGQVSRAMIAGAPGRAILTPLSRADVDLADEAAIEAAIAAADCDLVVNCAAFTLVDKAEAEPEAARAANALAPAAMARACARRGLPLVHLSTDCVFDGTLDRAYREDDAPNPLSVYGATKLDGETAVLAWEKGVVLRVSWVFSRFGRNFIRTMLQLGRARDELRVVADQYGCPTDAVALADFILGAAPRWAGAAPGDAAFGLFHFTNAGATSRHDLAAAALRQDPLTRARLSPIAKRDFPEPAARPLNGALDSGRVSAVFGWQAEPWASAVARAADQIIAEGLDA; from the coding sequence GTGATCCGGATCCTGCAGTTCGGCGCCACCGGCCAGGTCTCGCGGGCGATGATCGCCGGCGCGCCGGGTCGCGCCATCCTGACCCCGCTGTCGCGCGCCGACGTCGACCTGGCCGACGAGGCCGCGATCGAGGCGGCCATCGCGGCCGCCGACTGCGATCTGGTGGTCAATTGCGCCGCCTTCACCCTGGTCGACAAGGCCGAGGCCGAGCCCGAAGCGGCCCGCGCCGCCAACGCCCTGGCGCCGGCCGCCATGGCCCGGGCCTGCGCCCGGCGCGGCCTGCCGCTGGTCCATCTGTCGACCGACTGCGTGTTCGACGGAACCCTCGACCGCGCCTATCGCGAGGACGACGCGCCCAACCCGCTGTCGGTCTACGGCGCGACCAAGCTCGACGGCGAAACCGCCGTCCTGGCCTGGGAGAAGGGCGTCGTGCTGCGGGTCTCCTGGGTGTTCTCGCGCTTTGGCCGCAACTTCATCCGCACCATGCTGCAACTGGGACGCGCGCGCGACGAACTGCGCGTCGTGGCCGACCAGTACGGCTGCCCGACCGACGCCGTCGCCCTGGCCGACTTCATCCTGGGCGCGGCGCCGCGCTGGGCCGGCGCCGCGCCGGGCGATGCGGCCTTCGGCCTGTTCCACTTCACCAACGCCGGCGCGACGTCGCGCCACGACCTGGCCGCGGCCGCCCTGCGGCAGGACCCGCTGACGCGGGCCCGGCTGTCGCCGATCGCCAAGCGCGACTTCCCCGAACCCGCCGCGCGACCGCTGAACGGCGCGCTCGACAGCGGCCGGGTTTCCGCCGTGTTCGGCTGGCAAGCCGAACCCTGGGCCAGCGCCGTCGCGCGGGCCGCCGATCAGATCATCGCCGAAGGACTGGACGCATGA
- the rfbB gene encoding dTDP-glucose 4,6-dehydratase has protein sequence MKLLITGGAGFIGSTLVRTALNAGHSVINVDALTYAGDLANLAEVESHPAYAFEQADIADGAAMAAVFDRHDPDAVLHLAAESHVDRSIDGPLAFVRTNVMGTALLLEAARAHLGRLDPERAARFRFVHVSTDEVYGALGPDDAPFDERSPVDPTSPYSSSKAASDLLARAWGRTYGLPVIVTSCSNNYGPRQHPEKLIPTVIFNALAGRPIPVYGDGRQVRDWLHVEDHAAALLRVLEAGAPGETYLIGGDAERANIDLVRTICAALDRIRPGNTPREDLITHVTDRPAHDRRYAIDAGKLRRDLGWSPAMTVEEGLERTVRWYLDNDRWWDALRAKGFAGQRLGVTA, from the coding sequence TTGAAACTCCTGATCACAGGCGGCGCCGGCTTCATCGGCTCCACGCTCGTCCGGACCGCCCTGAACGCCGGCCATTCGGTCATCAATGTCGACGCCCTGACCTATGCCGGCGACCTGGCCAACCTGGCCGAGGTGGAGAGCCATCCGGCCTATGCCTTCGAGCAGGCCGACATCGCCGACGGCGCGGCCATGGCCGCCGTCTTCGACCGCCACGACCCCGACGCCGTGCTGCACCTGGCCGCGGAGTCGCACGTCGACCGCTCGATCGACGGCCCGCTGGCCTTCGTGCGGACCAACGTCATGGGGACGGCCTTGCTGCTGGAGGCCGCCCGCGCCCACCTGGGCCGGCTGGATCCCGAGCGGGCCGCCCGCTTCCGCTTCGTTCATGTCTCGACCGACGAGGTATACGGCGCGCTCGGTCCCGACGACGCTCCCTTCGACGAACGCTCGCCGGTCGACCCGACCTCGCCCTACTCGTCCAGCAAGGCCGCGTCGGACCTGTTGGCCCGGGCCTGGGGACGCACCTACGGCCTGCCGGTGATCGTCACCTCGTGCTCGAACAATTACGGGCCGCGCCAGCACCCCGAGAAGCTGATCCCGACGGTGATCTTCAACGCCCTGGCCGGACGCCCCATCCCGGTCTACGGCGACGGCCGCCAGGTTCGCGACTGGCTGCACGTGGAAGACCACGCCGCGGCCCTGCTGCGCGTGCTCGAGGCCGGCGCTCCGGGCGAGACCTACCTGATCGGTGGCGACGCCGAGCGCGCCAACATCGACTTGGTTCGCACCATCTGCGCCGCGCTCGACCGCATCCGGCCGGGCAACACCCCGCGCGAGGACCTGATCACCCACGTCACCGATCGTCCGGCCCACGACCGCCGCTACGCGATCGACGCCGGCAAGCTGCGGCGGGATCTGGGCTGGTCGCCGGCCATGACCGTCGAGGAAGGCCTGGAACGAACCGTGCGCTGGTACCTGGACAACGACCGCTGGTGGGACGCCTTGCGCGCCAAGGGCTTCGCCGGACAGCGACTGGGCGTGACCGCGTGA
- a CDS encoding mannose-1-phosphate guanylyltransferase/mannose-6-phosphate isomerase, whose product MTKLYPVILCGGSGTRLWPASRLDRPKQFLKLLGPHSSFQETLLRVRDLAAGQEIIIVTGAAMIDFVREQAREIETPVVVLLEPEARDSAPAVAAAAAYVEALDPDAVALMLAADHHVGEVELFKDAARLAAHAASKGLIVTFGVRPTGPATGFGYIRPGAALDAEGVFKVAAFVEKPDLDLAKTYVSQGYLWNSGNFAFKASTMLAELENFEPLIARAARDAVAKAERADPDGLCLKLDPASFAQAPRKSLDYAIMERTHLAAVVPAAFSWSDLGAWDAIWGASPQDGHGNAAQGDVTLVDTRGVLARSTGPFVGAIGVSDLMIVAEPDAVLVCRRDDAQAVKTLVDRLKANGRDLAQRHPVSETAGLERRVLSKSAQVSVEMWRLAARTQVALPGARLQLLQGRVKAGDRELAPGDYAALAQDEAATALTPATVLVTLFA is encoded by the coding sequence GTGACGAAGCTCTATCCCGTGATCCTGTGCGGCGGTTCGGGCACCCGCCTGTGGCCGGCCTCGCGCCTGGATCGCCCCAAGCAGTTCCTCAAGCTGTTGGGCCCCCACTCCAGCTTCCAGGAGACCCTGCTGCGGGTGCGCGACCTGGCCGCCGGCCAGGAGATCATCATCGTCACCGGCGCGGCGATGATCGACTTCGTGCGCGAGCAGGCCCGCGAGATCGAGACGCCCGTCGTCGTCCTGCTCGAACCCGAAGCCAGGGATTCCGCGCCCGCCGTGGCCGCCGCCGCGGCCTATGTCGAGGCTCTCGACCCCGACGCCGTCGCCCTGATGCTGGCCGCCGACCATCACGTGGGCGAGGTCGAGCTGTTCAAGGACGCCGCGCGGCTGGCCGCTCATGCGGCGAGCAAGGGCCTGATCGTCACCTTCGGCGTGCGCCCGACGGGCCCGGCCACCGGCTTCGGCTACATCCGCCCCGGCGCGGCGCTCGACGCCGAAGGCGTGTTCAAGGTCGCCGCCTTCGTCGAGAAGCCCGACCTGGACCTGGCCAAGACCTATGTCAGCCAGGGCTATCTGTGGAACAGCGGCAACTTCGCCTTCAAGGCCTCGACCATGCTGGCCGAGCTGGAGAACTTCGAGCCCCTCATCGCGCGGGCCGCCCGCGACGCCGTGGCCAAGGCCGAGCGCGCCGATCCCGACGGCCTCTGCCTTAAGCTCGATCCGGCCAGCTTCGCCCAGGCGCCCAGGAAGTCGCTGGACTACGCGATCATGGAGCGCACTCACCTGGCGGCGGTGGTGCCGGCGGCGTTCAGCTGGTCGGACCTGGGCGCCTGGGACGCCATCTGGGGGGCTTCGCCGCAGGACGGCCACGGCAACGCCGCCCAGGGCGACGTCACCCTGGTCGACACCCGCGGCGTGCTGGCGCGCTCCACCGGGCCGTTCGTCGGCGCCATCGGCGTCTCCGACCTGATGATCGTGGCCGAACCGGACGCCGTGCTGGTCTGCCGCCGCGACGACGCCCAGGCGGTCAAGACCCTGGTCGACCGGCTCAAGGCCAACGGCCGCGACCTGGCCCAGCGCCACCCCGTTTCCGAGACGGCGGGCCTGGAGCGCCGGGTGCTCAGCAAGTCGGCGCAGGTCAGCGTCGAGATGTGGCGGCTGGCGGCGCGGACCCAGGTGGCTCTGCCGGGCGCGCGGCTCCAGCTGCTGCAGGGGCGGGTCAAGGCCGGCGACCGCGAACTGGCGCCGGGCGACTACGCCGCCCTGGCCCAGGACGAGGCCGCTACCGCCCTCACGCCCGCCACGGTGCTGGTCACGCTCTTCGCCTGA
- a CDS encoding NAD(+) synthase, whose amino-acid sequence MGSPSFFSPYRHGFVRVAAAVPKVKLVDPARNARSVLDLVRQGHDQGVAVMAFPELGLTGYSIDDLLQQDVLLDAVEAAIATLAEESQKLSPLFVVGAPLRDGGRLYNTAVAIQAGKVLGVVPKSFLPNYREFYERRWFTPGAGVTGRTLRLAGQAVPFGTDVLLRAEGPAPFTVGIEICEDVWTPNPPSTAQALAGAEILLNLSASNITIGKSETRRLLCASQSSRAIAAYVYSAAGAGESSTDVAWDGHLDIHEMGALLAETERFSTGPTWTFADVDVARIRQERMRMGSFGDAMALAPAAVPFRIAAFDFTPPAGDLALARAVERFPFTPSDPARLRENCYEAYNIQVQGLARRLEASGLKKLVIGVSGGLDSTQALLVAAKALDQLSLPRANILAYTLPGFATSDRTKDNAWALMRALGATAAELDIRPAATQMLKDLGHPFGRGEPVYDVTFENVQAGLRTDYLFRLANHNAALVVGTGDLSELALGWCTYGVGDHMSHYNPNCGAAKTLIQHLIRFVAHSGDVDAATTALLEDILATEISPELVPGEQTQATESFVGPYALQDFNLYYLSRYGMAPSKIAFLAWSAWHDADAGGWPVGLPEGGRRAYDLAEIKKWLELFLKRFFANQFKRSAVPNGPKISSGGALSPRGDWRMPSDASADAWLAELATNAPG is encoded by the coding sequence GTGGGTAGTCCGTCGTTCTTCTCGCCCTATCGCCACGGTTTCGTCCGGGTCGCCGCCGCGGTGCCGAAGGTGAAGCTGGTCGATCCGGCCCGCAACGCGCGAAGCGTGCTCGACCTGGTCCGCCAGGGCCACGACCAGGGCGTGGCGGTGATGGCGTTCCCGGAACTGGGCTTGACCGGCTACTCGATCGACGACCTGCTGCAGCAGGACGTGCTGCTGGACGCCGTCGAGGCGGCGATCGCCACCCTCGCCGAGGAAAGCCAGAAGCTTTCCCCGCTGTTCGTGGTCGGCGCGCCGCTGCGCGACGGCGGGCGGCTCTACAACACCGCCGTCGCCATCCAGGCCGGCAAGGTGCTGGGCGTGGTTCCCAAGAGCTTCCTGCCCAACTACCGCGAGTTCTACGAGCGCCGCTGGTTCACGCCGGGCGCCGGGGTGACGGGCAGGACCCTGCGCCTGGCCGGCCAGGCGGTCCCGTTCGGAACCGACGTGCTGCTGCGGGCGGAGGGCCCGGCGCCCTTCACGGTCGGGATCGAGATCTGCGAGGACGTCTGGACGCCCAATCCGCCCAGCACCGCCCAGGCCCTGGCCGGGGCCGAGATCCTGCTGAACCTGTCGGCCAGCAACATCACCATCGGTAAGTCGGAAACCCGACGCCTGCTGTGCGCCAGCCAGTCGTCGCGGGCGATCGCGGCCTATGTCTATTCGGCGGCCGGCGCGGGCGAGAGCTCGACCGACGTGGCCTGGGACGGCCACCTCGACATCCACGAGATGGGCGCCCTGCTGGCCGAGACCGAGCGCTTCTCGACCGGCCCGACCTGGACCTTCGCCGACGTCGACGTCGCGCGCATCCGCCAGGAGCGCATGCGGATGGGCAGCTTCGGCGACGCGATGGCCCTGGCCCCGGCGGCCGTTCCGTTCCGCATCGCGGCGTTCGACTTCACTCCGCCGGCCGGCGACCTGGCCCTGGCCCGCGCGGTCGAGCGCTTTCCGTTCACGCCGTCGGATCCCGCCAGGCTGCGCGAGAACTGCTACGAGGCCTACAACATCCAGGTCCAGGGCCTAGCCCGGCGCCTCGAGGCCTCGGGCCTGAAGAAGCTGGTGATCGGCGTCTCGGGCGGCCTGGACTCCACCCAGGCCCTGCTGGTGGCGGCCAAGGCCCTCGACCAGCTTTCCCTGCCGCGCGCCAACATCCTGGCCTACACCCTGCCCGGCTTCGCCACCTCCGACCGGACCAAGGACAACGCCTGGGCGCTGATGAGGGCGCTCGGCGCCACCGCCGCCGAACTCGACATCCGCCCGGCCGCGACCCAGATGCTCAAGGACCTGGGCCACCCGTTCGGGCGCGGCGAGCCGGTCTACGACGTCACCTTCGAGAACGTGCAGGCGGGCCTGCGCACCGACTACCTGTTCCGCCTGGCCAACCACAACGCAGCCCTGGTCGTCGGCACCGGCGACCTGTCTGAGCTGGCGCTGGGCTGGTGCACCTACGGGGTCGGCGACCACATGAGCCACTACAACCCCAATTGCGGGGCGGCCAAGACGCTGATCCAGCACCTGATCCGCTTCGTGGCCCATTCGGGCGACGTCGACGCGGCCACCACCGCCCTGCTGGAAGACATCCTGGCCACCGAGATCTCGCCCGAGCTGGTGCCCGGCGAGCAGACCCAGGCCACCGAAAGCTTCGTGGGCCCCTACGCCCTGCAGGACTTCAACCTCTATTACCTGAGCCGCTACGGCATGGCGCCGTCGAAGATCGCCTTCCTGGCCTGGAGCGCCTGGCATGACGCGGACGCCGGCGGCTGGCCCGTCGGCCTGCCGGAGGGCGGCCGCCGCGCCTACGACCTGGCCGAGATCAAAAAGTGGCTGGAGCTGTTCCTCAAGCGGTTCTTCGCCAACCAGTTCAAGCGCTCGGCCGTGCCGAACGGGCCGAAGATCTCGTCCGGCGGCGCGCTGTCGCCCCGGGGAGACTGGCGGATGCCGTCGGACGCCTCGGCCGACGCCTGGCTGGCCGAGCTGGCGACCAATGCGCCAGGCTGA
- the tkt gene encoding transketolase, which produces MPVSPIKMADAIRVLSMEAVHKAKSGHQGMPMGMADVATVLFGKFLKFDASKPDWADRDRFVLSAGHGSMLLYSLLHLTGYKAVTMKEIENFRQWGSLTPGHPEVHHTPGVETTTGPLGQGLATSVGMAMAEAHLAARFGKDLVDHRTWVIAGDGCLMEGVSHEAISLAGRLKLSKLTVLFDDNNTTIDGVATIAETGDQVARFKAAGWAVKVVDGHDHGKIAAALRWATKQDRPTMIACKTLISKGAGPKEGDPHSHGYTLFDSEIVAARAAMGWDAAPFTVPDDIAKAWKSVGRRGARVRKTWEAAVAASDKGAEFTRAVVKGQLPANAFEKLEAHIAAAVEGKPVNATRVHSGSALDQLIPAIPEMIGGSADLTGSNNTLVKGMGAYDAPDYAGRYVHYGVREFGMAAAMNGMALHGGVIPYSGTFLAFADYSRAAIRLGALMQAKVIHVMTHDSIGLGEDGPTHQPVEQVASLRAIPNLLVFRPADAVEAAEAWQVALQQNTTPSVMCLSRQKTPHVRVAAGENQVAKGAYELLAAEGGKAAVTIFATGTEVGLAVAAREVLQSQGKPTRVVSVPCWELFDQQPAAYRKATIGSAPVRVAVEAGIRQGWERFIGEEGKFVGMTSFGASAPFERLYKEFGITTEAVVEAAAG; this is translated from the coding sequence ATGCCCGTCTCGCCGATCAAGATGGCCGACGCCATCCGCGTCCTCTCGATGGAGGCCGTGCACAAGGCCAAGTCGGGTCACCAGGGCATGCCGATGGGCATGGCCGACGTGGCCACGGTGCTGTTCGGCAAGTTCCTGAAGTTCGACGCCTCCAAGCCGGACTGGGCCGATCGCGACCGCTTCGTGCTGTCGGCCGGCCACGGCTCGATGCTGCTCTACAGCCTGCTTCACCTGACCGGCTACAAGGCCGTGACGATGAAGGAGATCGAGAACTTCCGTCAGTGGGGCTCGCTGACCCCTGGCCACCCCGAAGTGCACCACACCCCGGGCGTGGAGACCACCACCGGTCCGCTCGGCCAGGGCCTGGCCACCTCGGTCGGCATGGCGATGGCCGAGGCTCACCTGGCCGCCCGCTTCGGCAAGGACCTCGTCGATCACCGCACCTGGGTGATCGCCGGCGACGGCTGCCTGATGGAAGGCGTCAGCCACGAGGCCATCAGCCTGGCCGGCCGCCTGAAGCTGTCGAAGCTGACCGTCCTGTTCGACGACAACAACACCACCATCGACGGCGTGGCCACCATCGCCGAGACCGGCGACCAGGTCGCCCGCTTCAAGGCCGCCGGCTGGGCCGTGAAGGTCGTCGACGGCCACGACCACGGCAAGATCGCCGCGGCCCTGCGCTGGGCGACCAAGCAGGACCGCCCGACCATGATCGCGTGCAAGACGCTGATCTCGAAGGGCGCCGGTCCGAAGGAAGGCGACCCCCACAGCCACGGCTACACCCTGTTCGACAGCGAGATCGTCGCCGCCCGCGCCGCCATGGGCTGGGACGCCGCGCCGTTCACCGTGCCGGACGACATCGCCAAGGCCTGGAAGAGCGTGGGCCGCCGCGGCGCCCGCGTCCGCAAGACCTGGGAAGCCGCCGTCGCCGCCTCGGACAAGGGCGCGGAGTTCACCCGCGCGGTGGTCAAGGGCCAGCTGCCGGCGAACGCCTTCGAGAAGCTCGAGGCGCACATCGCCGCGGCCGTCGAGGGAAAGCCGGTCAACGCCACCCGCGTCCACTCGGGCTCGGCCCTGGACCAGCTGATCCCGGCCATCCCGGAAATGATCGGCGGCTCGGCCGACCTGACCGGCTCGAACAACACCCTGGTCAAGGGCATGGGCGCCTATGACGCCCCCGACTACGCCGGCCGCTACGTCCACTACGGCGTGCGCGAGTTCGGCATGGCCGCGGCCATGAACGGCATGGCGCTGCACGGCGGCGTGATCCCGTACTCGGGCACCTTCCTGGCCTTCGCCGACTATAGCCGCGCGGCGATCCGCCTGGGCGCCCTGATGCAGGCCAAGGTCATCCACGTGATGACCCACGACTCCATCGGCCTGGGCGAGGACGGCCCGACCCACCAGCCGGTCGAGCAGGTGGCCAGCCTGCGCGCCATCCCCAACCTTCTGGTCTTCCGCCCGGCCGACGCCGTGGAAGCCGCCGAGGCCTGGCAGGTGGCCCTGCAGCAGAACACCACCCCGTCGGTGATGTGCCTGTCGCGCCAGAAGACCCCGCACGTGCGCGTCGCCGCCGGCGAGAACCAGGTCGCCAAGGGCGCCTACGAGCTGCTGGCCGCCGAGGGCGGCAAGGCGGCCGTGACGATCTTCGCCACCGGCACCGAGGTCGGCCTGGCCGTGGCCGCCCGCGAAGTGCTGCAGTCGCAGGGCAAGCCGACCCGCGTGGTCTCGGTTCCGTGCTGGGAGCTGTTCGACCAGCAGCCGGCCGCCTACCGCAAGGCGACCATCGGTTCGGCGCCGGTGCGCGTGGCCGTCGAGGCCGGCATCCGTCAGGGCTGGGAACGCTTCATCGGCGAAGAGGGCAAGTTCGTCGGCATGACGAGCTTCGGCGCCTCCGCGCCGTTCGAGCGCCTGTACAAGGAGTTCGGCATCACCACCGAGGCCGTGGTCGAGGCGGCGGCGGGCTGA
- a CDS encoding NAD(P)/FAD-dependent oxidoreductase encodes MAFDFDAVVIGAGVVGLACGAALARAGSDVLVLESAPAIGTGTSSRNSEVIHAGMYYPHGSLKHLLCVEGRRKLYPYLRERGVEHRRCGKLIVATSDAEAAKIEAIGVQAEKNGVEGVRPLSGAEAMALEPALFCVAALSSEETGIIDSHGLMLALLGEIEDAGGALALNAPLAGAEPLAGGGFAVEVGGAEPTRLTCRVLVNSAGLQAPAVASLIAAPAPDLRPRLAKGSYFGCSVRSPFSRLIYPAPVDGGLGVHVTLDLGGRMRFGPDVEWLETIDPAQVDYRVDIARAAGFYDVIRRYWAGLPNGALTPDYSGCRPKLSGPGEAAADFLIHGPAESGIEGLVQLFGIESPGLTSSMAIADRVRDLVSDTL; translated from the coding sequence ATGGCTTTCGATTTCGATGCGGTGGTGATCGGCGCGGGCGTCGTGGGCTTGGCCTGCGGCGCGGCGCTGGCGCGCGCCGGCAGTGATGTTCTGGTGCTTGAGAGCGCCCCGGCCATCGGGACGGGCACCTCCTCGCGCAACAGCGAGGTGATCCACGCGGGCATGTACTATCCGCATGGCAGCCTCAAGCACCTGCTGTGCGTGGAGGGGCGGCGGAAGCTCTATCCCTATCTGCGCGAGCGGGGCGTCGAGCACCGGCGCTGCGGCAAGCTGATCGTCGCCACCAGCGACGCCGAGGCCGCCAAGATCGAGGCCATCGGCGTCCAGGCCGAGAAGAACGGCGTCGAGGGCGTACGGCCGCTTTCGGGCGCCGAGGCGATGGCCCTGGAGCCGGCGCTGTTCTGCGTCGCGGCGCTGAGCTCCGAGGAAACGGGCATCATCGACAGCCACGGCCTGATGCTGGCTCTGCTCGGCGAGATCGAGGACGCCGGCGGCGCCCTGGCCCTCAACGCGCCGCTGGCCGGCGCCGAGCCGCTGGCCGGCGGCGGCTTCGCCGTCGAGGTCGGCGGGGCCGAGCCGACGCGCCTTACCTGCCGGGTGCTGGTCAATTCGGCGGGCCTGCAGGCGCCGGCGGTGGCCAGCCTGATCGCCGCGCCCGCGCCCGACCTGCGTCCGCGCCTGGCCAAGGGCTCCTACTTCGGCTGCTCGGTCCGCTCGCCCTTCTCGCGGCTGATCTATCCGGCCCCGGTCGACGGCGGCCTGGGCGTCCACGTCACGCTCGACCTGGGCGGCCGCATGCGCTTCGGTCCTGACGTGGAATGGCTGGAGACCATCGATCCGGCGCAGGTGGACTATCGCGTCGACATCGCCCGCGCCGCCGGGTTCTACGACGTGATCCGCCGCTACTGGGCCGGCCTGCCGAACGGCGCGCTGACGCCCGACTATTCGGGCTGCCGCCCCAAGCTCAGCGGTCCCGGCGAGGCCGCGGCCGACTTCCTGATCCATGGTCCGGCCGAGAGCGGGATCGAGGGACTGGTCCAGCTGTTCGGCATCGAGTCGCCCGGCCTGACCAGCTCCATGGCCATCGCCGATCGCGTTCGCGATCTGGTCAGCGACACTCTTTAA